The DNA region CTATGCTACGCCTTTGGTTTGTTTAGTCACGTGACAACGTGAACAGTCGTCCGCTCCGCCAATCAGGCCTGGACAAATACGTTTCTGttgataaatgataaatatgtcATTCGAGTAGATATAGCTTAAAATAGAAAACGTTGTGCCAGTATATGTATTGAAcggtatttgttaatattttagattaccCAGTTGTATTCCAAAAACAGAAACATGGAAACGTTACCAGTTACTTTAATAGTGAAAGCACCCAACCAgcaaattgaagatcaaactATCAAGTGTGAGTTGTCTTGGACTATAAACAAACTGAAACAACACTTGTCTGAAGTCTATCCCAGCAAACCAGTAAGTAAACAAATTCCCACCGCCCGTACCACTTCTAACATGATATTAACATTGTAGCCAAAACATGAACAGAAGCTCATCTATTCCGGACAACTGCTAAGCGACTCTCTCATCCTCAAAGATATCCTACGACAATACGAGGGCCAGGAAACGCACACTGTACATCTGGTATGCACACCCAAGTTCACAAAAGCATATCAGGCACAAGCCAATACAGAAACCACCACTAGTGAACAGACAACCCACCCAACTGAAGGCTCTAACAGTAATGATACTGAAACAGATCAAGGAGTTCCTAACATGCACAACATTCCCAACATTGGCAATATGGGATTTATAAATCCAGGCATGGATCCCAATCAGTTCGCCACACAAGTTGCTATGATGCAGCAGGCATACATTCAGTATATGACGCAATATATGCACATGTGagtattcattttattgtcgTTTTTGGCTAAGTGTCTTAAAGCAAACTGACAAAAATTGatgcaaattaatatattgtgatAAGGTAAAATTGCATTGCTGATTATTGTTGTTGACATAGAATGTATAATGGATGGTACTAATGGGTgttcattataattacaaaatagtgTACTGCTAAATAGtatacttctaaatttaagtgaatttaACGTTGattgagtaaatttttaataaacatgaatgtaataatttattattagttaatacaatattaaacagtttatttgtttatataatttttaaaacaatatttacatttaacatgaggattatatattttattgcccTGAACAATAGTTTATGTTTGACAAAGTAATCAAGGCCATGCAAAATAAATCCTAttccatgaaaaaaaaataaataaattgccaCAGTTACATTTttgcaatttataataaatttattaatttcagtgCTGCTCAGTCATACTCAAATGGTGTGCCAGTGGCACCACAACAACAGGGAAACACACCAGATCAAGAGCAACAACAGAATGCCCAAGCACCCCCACCACAAGCAGTTCCTGCACAAAGAGATCCAGACAATCCAGAGAGGGACTGGTTGGATGTATTTTACTTCATCAGCAGGGCTCTGGTGCTTTCCAGTGTTGTTTACTTTTACTCCAGTCCACTAcgttttattttcgttttgttGTTGGCCATtggattatatttatatcaaattggGTTTTTCAGAAacattaataacaacaacaacaacaacaataacgtTCCTACTGATCAGGCCAGACAGGAAGATCAGGCACCTTCTAGGCTAATGGTCGTGTGGACCTTTTTTGCGACATTTTTCGCTTCATTGATACCAGAAATACCAAATGCAGTTTAATTGCGAACATTTCATGAAACTGCAATGCTCACATTTaatcaaatgaaaattatagttaTCTGATCAACATCATTAAATACcaatttttctaatgaaaattgtGTTACCAGTGCACACCTtccaattgtataaaaatcatttcatgAAATGTGTACATTTTgaccatatttattaacatgacTATGTATTAGTATTATGTAAGTCTGGCctgattagaaatttatactgttgaattttaatggttttgtGGGTTTGGTTTAAAGTAcctgaaaatttctaaattacagtCTCCCATATTCTGACACATCAGATCTGTAAATTGTATGTAGaaaccaaattaaaatgtttaaagttatatttactTGAATGAATAGCTTTGTATATACTTTATTAGCTTTAGAAACATAtgtgatttaaattataagtacatggattactaaattatgagttttattcaaatatcatAACATATCTCCTTAAATTTCAACTAATAGTATTCACATACAAGGGAAAATCAATATCTTTACTTATATACATAGTGCTTTTGTGAGTTATGTGACAATTTATTCATCTTCATCTTTTTCTCCTTCATCACTGAgagcattattttttaatatttcttcacATTCACTGTCTGCAATTCTCGTCGATCttgattcttttatatttgaagatAATAAATTGCTACTCTGAGTCTCACTTTCATATGTACCATTCATTGTAGTTTCCTTTTCAACATTTTCAGCAACTTGTTGATTATTCTCTTCAGTTTCTTCATTGTCACTATCAATTACTCTCTTTTTCTTATGGAGCTGCTGAGATATCATTTCATATTCTTCATCATCACTATCTggaattttactttttcttgatttaagtgtttctaaaGGTAGTGAACTACTGTTTTCACTTTCATCACTCTCAAAAGTATTTTTCTCTGttacattattttcatttggcTTACTGATTTTATCAACATTTTGCTGATTATTCATTTCAATATCTTCATCATCACTATCCAATACTCTGTTTTTCCTTGATATTTTTTTGGGTGGTGATTTAGATGTTACATTAGTGTCCATTTCTTCAGAGTCTTCACTATCACTATCTATAACTGTCtttcttcttaatttttgtgtttgtgAAGGAAACAAATTGCTGTCTTCATTGGCATTACCAATATTATCTGATAGTTGTTCAAGAGATGTTGCTTCAGTATCACTATCACTGTCCAGAATTGTTCTCTTTGGCTGTTGTGTTTTAGGAGATAACGAATTTCCATCACTTTcaacagtatttttttgttttgagtTGTTGATTTCATCTAACAtatcatcaatattttcaacatcTTGATCATCCTCTTCAATTTCTTCAACATCACTTTCAAATACTCTCTTTTTTCTTGATACTTTTTTGTGGGGTGTTTGTGTTGCATTAGTGTCCATCTTTTCAAATTCTTCCTTATCACTGTCTATACTTTTTCTTGATTCTTGTGTATATGATGGTGgcaaactgttattttcaatatcatTAAGAGATGTTTGATCACGATTTACAGTACCTCTATGTTGTAAAATTTGTGACTCTCCTATGTTGTTTGACACCTTGGCTCTAATTCTTTGCAATCTTTCTTGTTTAATCTTTTCAGCTTTTTCTCTGTTTAACCTCATTCTTTCCAACATTTCTTCATTTACAACTGGTTCAGCACGTTTAGTCAACTGATCGAACACATTTTCTTCCACTGGCATGGCAATTTCTTCATTATCACTATCCATTTTATCTGGTTCTTCATCAAATGTTATATTCATTCTAATTCTCTTCAAATAAGTCTACAAAAcacatatttcaatatcttTGAACCTATaagatattatttacttacctgTACTGTTTTTTTGGCACCCAATTTCTCCAATTTCTCAATGCAATCTTCAAAAGGAAATTTAGGGAACATTCTGTGACACCAATATTCATAAGTCTTCAGCAATACATTCAGATCTTCCTCCTCATAGCCTTTCCCTTTGAATTGAACATTCTCAAAGTATTTTGATAACACACCGATACCTTTTGGTCCTTTCAAAGTTTGATCGTTGAGCTTCGGTTGTGGATTACGTACAACTCTTTTGGGTTTAACGACTTTTTTTTGTGATTCATCCTCATCTTCATTGCCCTGTTCATTTTCACCATTCTCGCCTGTGTTATCTTCTATCGCTTCTTCGATATTTTCTGTTTCTTCGACACCATCATAGAGCCGCTCTAGATCATCTACATCCTCAAATTGTACATCTTCACCTCCTGACGACATTGCTTCAGAAGTTATGTGGCAGAACACTGTGCAGTTTGTTTTGGTGTTAATTCCCGCGCATTCATAGAATAAGGTTAGGTAGGTTAGGGGggacatataaataataaataaatgaaatattgttaaGCATAGCTTCCTTCATTTATCGAGTTTTACATTAATTGAGccctatattttaatattgttgattttcTATTATAATCTACGGTAGATAATGCAGAGGTACAGAATACCTctgtatataaacaattattatacaaaactcCGTATTAGGGGTTAAAGGACCAGATTACAGTAAAAGGCaacttaaatacttaaaataatactttattgtTCAAAATCATTAGAATTATGTACTACACAAGAGGGGTGTTCATCTGTGGattcatttttgttgattcTCTCCAGGAACGACtgcaacaattttttgttcagCTTATCAGTTTGAGTCAACTCTCGAACTGGTTGTTGCTCAACGGTGGCTGGTATTTTGGTGTTAATCTGTTCATTTTCTTTTACAGGCATTTTGACAAACTTCTGTTTATTGaatggaaaataaacaaattcataGGCGTTTACTTAGGTTAGAAATGGTTTGTGCTGTCGCTCAAAGGTGGCATCATGAGTCTAATTAGCCCAAATACCGCGACCATTCAATAAgacaaaaagttttttgatAGCTCATGAATATGGGAccaaataaaatcttttttttttcaagtacatgttataattcttttttaaacttgtgtctaccaaataatttttaagcatagtttcatagttttagAATTTATGTTCTGcctatattttacatttactattgtttccttttaaaagagtatttttgttttgaaatgtGAAAAAAGGAAGGTTTATTTTGgtctatttataataatatacatagaGTGGTGGCTAGAGAAAtatcagaaaatttaaatttaaacattatgtaAAACTGTTCATAGAAATATCTATCAAAATTGATccagtaaatatataaaatatatttcagtattcGTTTTTCTTAACGCACGTACATGTATTAGTTCCTGTTTTTTCTCTATTACTTGGAATATATCTTATTGCTGCTCTAAATTCTGTTATACCTTTCGACATCTGATCAAATCTTACGCTTTAAGTTCACCTTCAACTTGTAGTTCTTGTTCATCAAATGGTAGATGAAGGAGCGTTCTGACCTTCGCCATTACCAAACCTGCAACTAAGATATCCTCCtaatcattaaaatcattacTATTTAGTATTTTGTAGTAAATTATGCACgtagagaatatttttattgcaacaATATATAGTCCAGACATattggataattttatatcaatttaatactGTGTTTATATtgtcttaataaaattgttgatgtaagagatttaaatcttttaaataataattgatattgttgatataattattataattcaaatacgcaaaagcatttttatcattatatttaaattgaattaagctgataaatatcttaaaatttaagtagttGGAATTTATTCTTGATAGGATTTTTATTCTTCTATTGGGAAGaaaggaaattataattaacatgaaaaatcGAGGTCTAAATATTGTTGACATCGCTAAAAGTTTAAGATGTTTAAGATAATGAAAAATGGTTATTAACAagtatgaaacaaaaaaaaatatatataaaatacaataaaaaacatctTAACGAAAACCCAACGCCTTTTATAGAtagaaaaattggaaaaataagtAAACGAAATCctttcttgtttatttagcaaataaaaaataaattagttgggACATACAATATCAGTGTGACTAGTTGAGTAGTAAGACGtcgaatgaaaaaatttgctGTATTTCTGTaaagaatattcgaataaGACTAAAGTTTGCACATAAACACCCTCCTTAAGTCAGATGTATGAATTGCGGTTAATAATTGGAGTTctagagtttaattttaaaatagagttGCCGATATTTTGCCGTTTACATGCGTGTTATTTGTGTGACTATTCACATTGGctatttattttctctaaaatttaattttattattttaaataagagataagatatttatttggttAGTTACCACTGTACATTAACCGCATTCAAAAATAAGTGATGATCTCATATCTTCTCAGAAATATTACGATAAGAAAAACAGTTTATAAAACGGGTATTcacatgtttaaaaaatacaagtgtgtgattaattgtttattaaacaaaataaataaacagaataagtGTCGCAAcctataataacattttgattgttaatttaagaaagaaaaataaccTAGTTTAGATAATACACTCTacagtatttttatatcaatttttgcaTAATTGCCGCATTTAGAAGTCCAGCTTCAGCCAAACTTTGTGAATcatctaaaattttagatgGATAGGTTGATAGAAGGTTGAACTGCTGGGTTTGGTACTGAGGCCTGgcaattgtaatataattccTAACATTGGCGACAGTATGATCATGATTGAATTGACCAACAAGTCGTGATCCATCAGCCAACCGAATCTGCaaactaaagtaaaaaattaataatgactatagcattaaaaaaaaaacaacacttACTTTGTAGTAGGTTTAGAAGCATCCACATTGATAGTTTCCTTTGCTTTGGCTTCATTAGCAGGTTTATCCTCCTCATTACTTGCTCCAACCACTGGTGGGGCTGGGCTTCCTAAAGTGTATCCCTGTCCTTGGAATGCCTTCACTCCTTTCTTCACTATCTTTCTGAAGTTCTCCATTCTATGGTCCTCCATAGCTAAATGAATAAACTCATTGTTATCTTGTCTGAATTCTGAGGGAATTTCCCCCCTTTGAATGCATTCTAAGAAATCTCTGTTTTGTGGATCAGTATACAAACGTAGGTCTTCATCATTAACACTAAAACCATTTTGCCACAATCTTAAAGTAACTTGACGGGGTTGTGCTGGTTGAGCAGCTCCAGGTATGACTTCAGAGTCATTACCATCTTGGCCTAATTTGTAGCCAGTTCCCGAAAAAATTCTTGAAGAAGTGCTGTGTGCTGCTTCATCCACAATTTCCACTCCATGTTCCTGAACTGATCTGAACATATCTGAAACAATGCTCCTCCTTCTGGGTGGTCCAAGCACTTGCTGACCGCTGTTCTCCGAACCCCCGGCATAGTAGGCTTGTCCCTCTTCTTCATCATCACTTGTGGTAGTCAGAGTGTTCAAAGTGTGTAAATTGGAGCTCTTCGGTTTTGGAGCAGGTTTCTTCTGGATAATAGTTGACTGTGGCGGTTCTCTAGCAGGCGGTTCAGCAGATTCGGCTTCTTCACTGTCGTTTTCGTAGAAACTAGCTAAGGCCACCTAAAATCAAATGTATTATGATGATGAGTGttgtgtttataaatattggaaaatctAACCTCAACTTGCCAACCGGAAGACTCCAAGAAAAAACGAGCTCGCTGATCGTTGACTCCTGTCACTCCAACgaattgtgatattttttcCTCTTGGTCCGACATACTTCTaaacgaaattattaatattcttcgaTTCAAACTATGACTAGTCAGTCTCTACGATGAATTTAACAGTTGGTAAAAAATGACACTTTATGCAGAGGAATAAAAATGGGGGATTTTCGCGTCAGCGTTGCCAGGTTCACTCAATCATTACTTTTAAGAAACTTAAAAAGAATGctattttgaatgtttttaaaagaatattggaaataatgaagtttttataaatgataatacCAATATTATGCCAAATTATACATACGCAAATAAAATCCGTGTCCGGCAAAATTTACTACCACAtgtcatataattaataactaaatttaaccTATACAATGTTaacctaaataattttcaaaattcttttaaataatataatatggcattgtatacaaaatatttaaatcacatatacaattttaacagcatCTTATTAAGTAGTAGTAGAAGGTAAcgaattcaatatattattttataccgtcacataacaaaaattttcagaGCTGCCTACTTGAATTACAAGAAATACAAACAAAGTATTAATACCGTTAACTTATTCATTCACTACAATGACTTTCATTCATCTCCACAGTTTTACAAAAGGAGAAAAGAACCAGATGAAAGAGTAAGTCATATCACAACAAATAACttcttcattaactttataaagcACTTTTAGAAAAGCAGTCGGATTATTGAATATTCACCAAAAGCCAAAGGTGAGCTGATCGGCGTTTGGAGAGGTATAACTGTTAAAGAATTGGCTGAAGtactcaataaaaatgtaaattttgtaagagAAATCTTTTTACATAAAGTTTATCATCCTAATGATGTTATCAATGACATGAAAGAGCTTCAACAGGCAATTAAAAGAAGTGGAAATAGAATGCATGTAATTGCAAAGCCCAAAGATGAACTGgaggaaataattaaaaaagatgtttatcCTCGACCACCTGCAACTAAGGACATGTTAAAACCACGTCCACCAGTTGTCACAGTAATGGGTCATGTAGATCATGGTAAAACTACACTTTTGGACGCTTTAAGACATTCAAGTGTTGTGGATCAAGAATTTGGTGGGATTACCCAGCATATTGGTGCATTTTCTGTTGTATTGGACTCTGGTGCAAGAATTACATTTTTGGATACACCTGGACATGCGGCTTTTACTGCAATGAGGGAAAGAGGAGCTAATTTGACGGATATAGTAGTTTTGGTTGTTGCCGCGGATG from Aethina tumida isolate Nest 87 chromosome 1, icAetTumi1.1, whole genome shotgun sequence includes:
- the LOC109604745 gene encoding homocysteine-responsive endoplasmic reticulum-resident ubiquitin-like domain member 2 protein encodes the protein METLPVTLIVKAPNQQIEDQTIKCELSWTINKLKQHLSEVYPSKPPKHEQKLIYSGQLLSDSLILKDILRQYEGQETHTVHLVCTPKFTKAYQAQANTETTTSEQTTHPTEGSNSNDTETDQGVPNMHNIPNIGNMGFINPGMDPNQFATQVAMMQQAYIQYMTQYMHIAAQSYSNGVPVAPQQQGNTPDQEQQQNAQAPPPQAVPAQRDPDNPERDWLDVFYFISRALVLSSVVYFYSSPLRFIFVLLLAIGLYLYQIGFFRNINNNNNNNNNVPTDQARQEDQAPSRLMVVWTFFATFFASLIPEIPNAV
- the LOC109604744 gene encoding intermembrane lipid transfer protein vps13l, whose translation is MSPLTYLTLFYECAGINTKTNCTVFCHITSEAMSSGGEDVQFEDVDDLERLYDGVEETENIEEAIEDNTGENGENEQGNEDEDESQKKVVKPKRVVRNPQPKLNDQTLKGPKGIGVLSKYFENVQFKGKGYEEEDLNVLLKTYEYWCHRMFPKFPFEDCIEKLEKLGAKKTVQTYLKRIRMNITFDEEPDKMDSDNEEIAMPVEENVFDQLTKRAEPVVNEEMLERMRLNREKAEKIKQERLQRIRAKVSNNIGESQILQHRGTVNRDQTSLNDIENNSLPPSYTQESRKSIDSDKEEFEKMDTNATQTPHKKVSRKKRVFESDVEEIEEDDQDVENIDDMLDEINNSKQKNTVESDGNSLSPKTQQPKRTILDSDSDTEATSLEQLSDNIGNANEDSNLFPSQTQKLRRKTVIDSDSEDSEEMDTNVTSKSPPKKISRKNRVLDSDDEDIEMNNQQNVDKISKPNENNVTEKNTFESDESENSSSLPLETLKSRKSKIPDSDDEEYEMISQQLHKKKRVIDSDNEETEENNQQVAENVEKETTMNGTYESETQSSNLLSSNIKESRSTRIADSECEEILKNNALSDEGEKDEDE
- the LOC109604739 gene encoding NSFL1 cofactor p47; its protein translation is MSDQEEKISQFVGVTGVNDQRARFFLESSGWQVEVALASFYENDSEEAESAEPPAREPPQSTIIQKKPAPKPKSSNLHTLNTLTTTSDDEEEGQAYYAGGSENSGQQVLGPPRRRSIVSDMFRSVQEHGVEIVDEAAHSTSSRIFSGTGYKLGQDGNDSEVIPGAAQPAQPRQVTLRLWQNGFSVNDEDLRLYTDPQNRDFLECIQRGEIPSEFRQDNNEFIHLAMEDHRMENFRKIVKKGVKAFQGQGYTLGSPAPPVVGASNEEDKPANEAKAKETINVDASKPTTNLQIRLADGSRLVGQFNHDHTVANVRNYITIARPQYQTQQFNLLSTYPSKILDDSQSLAEAGLLNAAIMQKLI